From the Montipora capricornis isolate CH-2021 chromosome 2, ASM3666992v2, whole genome shotgun sequence genome, one window contains:
- the LOC138037647 gene encoding uncharacterized protein produces the protein MTGQQDYLSSEVEEQTLPWHRVLSRNCARLIKNAQCESGRKCRCCYKTEQKLSERLNQKKSLTEEDVRSRQSVSSKVRFSCLSPKSQSKRLKNMRQSRKNMTKQVKRYRKKFSVLMSDTHSSDLDKLMERVESTPMGRKEFEKCVAEADSLRPGAGQVLREIWDSDKVNFRKDQAKNGYGHRSNRWTQATWRVALAIYARCPVLFDDLKKLDIFQLPCRRSLERVMAKRTVEEGIHEERIIEQLTLFNQFKTTAVLSGRPEPLGVGELLFDETKVQSKIQIRCTDGVAIGYAMNENDWSCLHDVYESLFISENGAGQRASYVLQTYWRDMTSGFEFAGPYLLLEVPLDGKFLHDIVFKVISTLEKYRFHVILLVGDGASCNLALFKRLCGYANEQLPVEDSGAERYQFKASFINPFSTRSDKTCFVMICPAHQLKNIIAALYSSRNKGKKAFEKGGTTFGWQPIIDQYYRDQERSAKGLGRRVPGLRYSYVQRDCWTRLNVMPAKIMQQRYMIAALEEYANLSSEGPEKTDVVKETARYLQACHHIFEKGILSHVFIRSNESAVFKNIQQGWRYFEEWAEEHNNTEYVDNSKRARAAKFLAWQTFDLQRVMVFGFKQFSSYFFDNFPGYSLSPLRLSISRLESLFGTLKFHAHGSLSAGNYGSSLGRVQLRQELKVTARATSHDQKGYRDQEVLISGPTNVSTLNTVYQQPYIEIMAHFVPYGYQGVKEFIFPSQISQSTFQGRQGSSACTLIALVMGFKFSSGLIGEPNKVLEEGWFGHVVSSISRGNKIFDECFSAAGVGGLDVEDAFSSVGDDLHLLSYEDPKDFFITGNNFQDVISNVRERASMKQKSVGIFVSVGRTVVILVWENGACAIFDSHRHLQYGCILSHSLPSKENELILWLAKTYQKFYSTSIQYAQITWVEYNR, from the exons ATGACTGGCCAGCAGGATTATCTGTCCTCAGAAGTAGAAGAACAGACCCTTCCTTGGCACAGAGTTTTGTCAAGAAATTGCGCGCGATTGATAAAAAATGCCCAATGTGAGAGTGGAAGAAAGTGTCGATGTTGctacaaaacagaacaaaaactgTCAGAACGCTTAAACCAAAAGAAGTctctgactgaagaagacgTAAGGAGCAGACAATCTGTGTCATCCAAAGTTCGCTTCTCTTGCCTCAGTCCAAAGAGCCAAAGTAAGCGATTGAAAAATATGCGGCAATCAAGGAAAAACATGACAAAGCAGGTCAAACGGTACAGAAAGAAGTTCTCTGTTTTAATGTCTGATACACATAGCTCTGACTTGGACAAATTGATGGAGCGAGTTGAATCTACACCCATGGGAAGaaaggaatttgaaaaatgtgtggcagAAGCTGATAGTTTACGACCCGGTGCAGGGCAAGTCTTGCGTGAGATATGGGATTCGGACAAAgtgaatttccgaaaagatcAGGCAAAAAACG GATATGGACATCGATCTAATCGTTGGACTCAGGCAACTTGGCGAGTGGCTCTTGCTATTTATGCACGCTGCCCGGTCCTGTTTGATGACCTCAAGAAGCTGGACATTTTCCAGCTTCCATGCAGGAGATCCTTGGAGAGGGTAATGGCAAAGAGAACAGTAGAGGAAGGTATCCATGAAGAAAGAATCATCGAGCAACTCACTTTGTTTAATCAATTTAAAACCACTGCAGTCCTTAGTGGAAGACCAGAGCCACTGGGAGTTGGAGAACTCTTGTTTGATGAGACAAAG GTGCAGAGTAAGATTCAGATCCGTTGCACAGATGGTGTTGCCATTGGCTATGCAATGAATGAAAATGACTGGTCATGTCTTCATGATGTTTATGAGTCCCTGTTCATCTCAGAAAATGGAGCTGGTCAAAGGGCAAGTTACGTTCTTCAGACCTACTGGCGGGATATGACATCTGGGTTTGAGTTTGCTGGGCCTTACTTACTCCTTGAGGTACCCCTGGATGGAAAGTTTCTACATGACATCGTCTTCAAGGTGATCAGTACCCTTGAAAAGTACCGGTTCCATGTCATTCTATTGGTTGGTGATGGAGCTTCCTGTAACTTAGCCCTTTTTAAGAGGCTTTGTGGCTATGCAAATGAGCAGCTCCCAGTAGAAGACAGTGGTGCTGAACGATACCAGTTCAAGGCCAGTTTCATCAATCCATTCAGCACCAGATCAGACAAAACCTGCTTTGTCATGATATGCCCTGCTCACCAG TTGAAGAACATCATTGCAGCTTTGTACAGTTCAAGGAACAAGGGGAAAAAAGCTTTCGAGAAGGGAGGCACTACTTTTGGCTGGCAGCCAATAATTGATCAATATTACAGGGATCAAGAGAGATCTGCAAAAGGTCTGGGTAGGCGTGTCCCTGGTCTGAGGTATAGCTATGTGCAACGTGACTGCTGGACAAGACTAAATGTTATGCCTGCAAAGATAATGCAG CAACGTTATATGATTGCAGCCTTGgaagaatatgcaaatttgagtAGTGAAGGCCCAGAGAAAACTGATGTTGTGAAAGAAACAGCAAGGTACCTACAAGCATGCCACCACATTTTTGAAAAGGGAATCCTTAGCCATGTGTTTATAAGATCCAATGAGTCAGCTGTattcaaaaacatacaacagGGATGGAGATATTTCGAAGAATGGGCAGAGGAGCACAACAACACAG AGTATGTTGACAACTCCAAACGAGCACGTGCAGCAAAGTTTTTAGCATGGCAG ACATTTGACCTTCAAAGAGTCATGGTCTTTGGATTTAAACAGTTCTCGTCATACTTCTTTGATAATTTTCCTGGATACTCTTTGTCTCCATTGCGGCTCTCAATAAGTCGCCTTGAATCCCTGTTTGGCACACTCAAGTTCCATGCCCATGGTTCTCTAAGTGCAGGGAATTATGGGTCATCTCTTGGAAGGGTTCAGTTGAGACAGGAGCTGAAGGTCACTGCTAGAGCCACAAGTCATGATCAGAAGGGCTACAGGGACCAAGAGGTCCTTATATCTGGCCCTACAAATGTGTCCACATTGAACACTGTTTATCAACAGCCTTACATTGAAATCATGGCACATTTTGTTCCTTATGGTTATCAGGGTGttaaagaatttatttttccctccCAAATTTCTCAAAGCACTTTTCAGGGTAGGCAAGGTAGCTCTGCATGCACCCTAATAGCCCTTGTAATGGGTTTTAAGTTCTCCTCTGGGTTGATTGGTGAACCAAATAAAGTTCTTGAAGAGGGGTGGTTTGGTCATGTGGTTTCAAGTATTTCTAGGGGCAATAAAATCTTTGATGAATGCTTTTCTGCTGCAGGAGTTGGTGGGCTTGATGTAGAAGATGCATTCAGCTCTGTTGGAGATGATCTACACCTCCTTTCTTATGAGGATCCCAAAGATTTTTTTATTACTGGTAATAACTTCCAGGATGTCATTTCAAATGTCAGGGAACGGGCAAGCATGAAACAGAAATCAGTTGGCATCTTTGTGTCTGTTGGGAGGACAGTAGTAATTTTAGTTTGGGAAAATGGGGCATGTGCAATTTTTGATAGCCACAGGCATTTACAGTATGGGTGTATACTTTCCCATTCCCTACCATCCAAAGAAAACGAGTTAATATTGTGGCTAGCCAAGACATACCAGAAGTTTTACAGCACCTCGATACAGTATGCCCAAATCACTTGGGTGGAGTACAACAGATAA
- the LOC138037648 gene encoding uncharacterized protein, with protein MPSINAVPLEGSSQESSRSPTQNPIDRSRVLPSKRGFKLASLNINKLTTHLDELKIFLVSNDIDVLAINETKLNEYITDNEVSISGYDIVRRDRTTYGGGGVCFYVKKSINFSVRNDLCMGSLENLCIEIRKPRSKSFIVATWYRPPNSLVSIFSPFEELIGKLDSLNTEFYLLGDLNCNMAASQFDSDTRKLLTITDVYGLQQLITEPTRITETSATLIDLIFTNCPDKVLCSGVRHIGISDHSMVYVYRKLAINGQSKGHTNITYRNFRSFNRDKFRSDVASQDWDHINNSSNPNDMWNEWKEYFSIVCNLS; from the exons ATGCCTTCCATTAATGCCGTGCCGTTGGAAGGCAGCAGTCAGGAGTCATCGAGAAGTCCGACTCAAAATCCTATTGATCGTTCTCGAGTATTGCCCTCCAAACGCGGTTTTAAGCTGGCCTCgctgaatataaataaattgaccACTCATCTTGATGAACTCAAGATCTTTCTCGTAAGTAACGATATAGATGTTCTCGCAATTAACGAGACTAAACTAAATGAATACATCACCGATAATGAGGTCAGTATCTCTGGTTATGATATAGTTAGACGTGATAGAACTACATATGGAGGTGGGGGCGTttgcttttatgtaaaaaagtcaATTAACTTTTCGGTGCGCAACGATCTTTGCATGGGCAGTCTTGAGAACCTTTGTATTGAAATACGCAAACCTCGTTCTAAATCATTTATTGTTGCTACGTGGTATAGACCACCTAATTCGCTTGTTAGTATATTTTCACCTTTTGAAGAGTTGATTGGGAAATTGGATTCCCTTAATACTGAATTCTACCTTTTAGGGGATCTAAATTGCAATATGGCCGCATCCCAGTTTGATAGCGATACACGCAAATTATTAACTATCACGGATGTTTATGGTCTTCAACAACTCATAACagaaccaacaagaataaccgaaacttctgcaacattgattgatttaatttttactaactgtcctgacaaggtgttatgctcaggtgtgcgtcatattggcattagcgatcacagcatggtctatgtctatcgaaaattagccattaatggacagagtaagggtcacactaatataacctataggaattttcgaagttttaaccgtgataaatttcgtagcgatgttgcatctcaagattgggatcacataaacaattcttccaatccaaatgatatgtggaatgaatggaaggaat attttagcattgtttgtaatcttagctga